One Saccharopolyspora erythraea NRRL 2338 genomic region harbors:
- a CDS encoding ATP-binding cassette domain-containing protein, translated as MSQPLLEARELVKHYGSVEALRGASFSAHPGEVVALIGDNGAGKSTLVKCLSGVEQPDSGSIEVAGKPVTLDSPGAARSHGIETAYQDLAVAPDLDPAANLFLGREIRRGGLLGKLGMLDKPAMRTRAAEQFEKFGVTLQNLDVPIGSLSGGQRQSVAVARSVAWADKLVFMDEPTAALGVVQRERVLDVIRRVRDSGIAVVLISHNMPEVLSVADRVEVLRLGRRVARLRAADATLEDLVGAMTGALSTEDES; from the coding sequence ATGAGCCAACCGCTGCTGGAGGCGCGCGAGCTCGTCAAGCACTACGGGAGCGTGGAGGCGCTGCGCGGCGCCTCCTTCTCGGCCCACCCCGGCGAGGTCGTCGCGCTCATCGGCGACAACGGGGCGGGCAAGTCCACACTGGTCAAATGCCTCTCCGGGGTCGAGCAGCCGGACTCGGGATCCATCGAGGTGGCCGGGAAACCGGTGACGCTGGACTCGCCCGGCGCCGCCCGCTCCCACGGCATCGAGACCGCCTACCAGGACCTCGCGGTGGCACCGGACCTCGACCCGGCCGCGAACCTGTTCCTGGGGCGCGAGATCCGCCGCGGTGGTCTGCTGGGCAAGCTCGGCATGCTCGACAAGCCGGCGATGCGCACCCGCGCCGCCGAGCAGTTCGAGAAGTTCGGCGTGACGTTGCAGAACCTCGACGTGCCGATCGGCTCGCTGTCCGGCGGCCAGCGCCAGAGCGTCGCGGTCGCGCGCTCGGTGGCGTGGGCCGACAAGCTGGTGTTCATGGACGAGCCGACCGCCGCGCTCGGCGTGGTGCAGCGGGAGCGGGTCCTCGACGTCATCCGCCGCGTCCGCGACTCGGGCATCGCGGTGGTGCTGATCAGCCACAACATGCCGGAGGTGCTCTCGGTCGCCGACCGGGTGGAGGTGCTGCGGCTGGGCAGGCGGGTGGCGCGGCTGCGCGCCGCCGACGCGACCCTGGAAGACCTCGTCGGCGCCATGACCGGTGCCCTGTCCACGGAGGACGAGAGCTGA
- a CDS encoding ABC transporter permease has product MSATQKTPVQATPDDAQKGLAARLSGSNTLWTGLVLVALCLLFSALRPDAFPTLFNIQTLLVQAAPLLMLAVGMTFVIITSGIDLSVGSVLVFAGVVSAQTMEALSGGDATHAGWGVIAAGLVVALAGGAVWGVLNGLLVAVARVPALIVTLGSFGAALGAAQLLTNGIDVRTVPTALRQTLGTGTSFGVVPNLVILAAVVTLLGAWLLHTTVFGRYTYAIGSNAEAARRSGIRVTRHLVAVYALTGVLSGLAGFMSLAYFGTTTISGHSNDNLNAIAAVVLGGTSLFGGVGTVLGSVIGVFIPAVLDTGFVMAGVRPFWQPIAVGAVLVAAVWMDQRRRRARNSR; this is encoded by the coding sequence ATGAGCGCCACCCAGAAGACTCCGGTGCAGGCGACCCCCGACGACGCGCAGAAGGGCCTGGCGGCCCGGCTCTCCGGCTCCAACACGCTGTGGACCGGTCTGGTGCTCGTCGCGCTGTGCCTGCTGTTCAGCGCGCTGCGGCCGGACGCCTTCCCCACCCTGTTCAACATCCAGACCCTGCTGGTGCAGGCCGCACCGCTGCTCATGCTCGCGGTCGGGATGACCTTCGTGATCATCACCTCCGGCATCGACCTGTCGGTCGGCTCGGTCCTGGTCTTCGCCGGCGTCGTCTCGGCGCAGACCATGGAGGCGCTCTCCGGCGGCGACGCGACCCACGCCGGCTGGGGCGTCATCGCGGCCGGGCTCGTGGTCGCGCTGGCAGGCGGCGCGGTGTGGGGCGTGCTCAACGGGCTGCTGGTCGCGGTGGCCCGGGTGCCCGCGCTCATCGTCACGCTCGGCTCGTTCGGCGCCGCTCTCGGCGCGGCGCAGCTGCTGACCAACGGCATCGACGTCCGGACAGTGCCGACCGCGCTGCGCCAGACCCTCGGCACCGGCACCTCCTTCGGCGTGGTGCCGAACCTCGTCATCCTCGCGGCGGTGGTCACGTTGCTCGGGGCGTGGCTGCTGCACACCACGGTCTTCGGCCGCTACACCTACGCGATCGGCTCCAACGCCGAGGCGGCCCGGCGCTCCGGCATCAGGGTCACCCGCCACCTGGTCGCGGTCTACGCGCTGACCGGGGTGCTGTCGGGCCTGGCCGGGTTCATGTCGCTGGCCTACTTCGGCACCACCACGATCAGCGGGCACAGCAACGACAACCTGAACGCCATCGCCGCGGTGGTGCTCGGCGGCACCAGCCTCTTCGGCGGTGTCGGCACCGTGCTGGGCAGCGTGATCGGCGTGTTCATCCCGGCGGTGCTGGACACCGGCTTCGTGATGGCGGGCGTGCGCCCCTTCTGGCAGCCCATCGCGGTCGGCGCGGTGCTGGTCGCGGCGGTGTGGATGGACCAGCGGCGGAGGCGGGCGCGCAACAGCCGCTGA